The following coding sequences are from one bacterium SCSIO 12741 window:
- the coaE gene encoding dephospho-CoA kinase (Dephospho-CoA kinase (CoaE) performs the final step in coenzyme A biosynthesis.): protein MKQIGITGGIGSGKTTVSRIFQSLGIPLYEADSRAKKVSNKDPEVRQQIIQLFGDKAYDGGTLNRPFLAGEVFSQPDKLQQLNGIIHPAVGRDYEQWVSFQRQTPYTLKEAAILFESGSNRFLKAVILVTAPEELRIQRVMDRDGTNREEVLKRMANQWSDDKKRELSQFEIINDGKSSLIKQVMNIHEQILTL from the coding sequence TTGAAGCAGATAGGCATAACCGGTGGAATTGGAAGTGGGAAAACAACCGTATCCCGCATTTTTCAATCCTTAGGCATTCCCCTTTATGAAGCGGATTCAAGAGCGAAGAAAGTTTCGAACAAGGATCCTGAAGTTCGCCAACAGATTATTCAACTTTTTGGAGATAAGGCCTACGATGGAGGTACCCTAAATCGACCTTTTCTGGCAGGGGAAGTATTCTCTCAACCCGATAAACTCCAACAGCTAAATGGCATTATACATCCCGCTGTAGGCCGAGATTATGAACAATGGGTAAGTTTCCAACGGCAAACTCCCTATACCCTAAAAGAAGCTGCTATTCTGTTTGAATCCGGATCCAATCGTTTTCTAAAAGCGGTCATTTTAGTAACGGCTCCGGAAGAATTGCGAATTCAACGAGTAATGGATCGGGATGGAACCAATCGCGAAGAAGTGCTGAAAAGAATGGCCAATCAATGGTCGGATGATAAAAAAAGGGAGTTGTCTCAATTCGAAATTATCAATGACGGCAAAAGCTCATTGATTAAGCAGGTGATGAATATCCACGAGCAAATTCTAACCTTATGA
- a CDS encoding NAD(P)H-hydrate dehydratase, producing the protein MKILSSAQIREADQYTIAHEPISSLDLMERAATQCFDWIQDTFNTNHDFHIVAGMGNNAGDGLVIARLLHQAGYSCRVTVLEMTQKGSPDFEANLKNYTGTITRIQSSDGLKLNPEEIIIDSIFGSGLTRPIEGWLAECVNRINQSKAIVIAVDLPSGLFMEQSGVTGAVVDAQFTLTFQLPKLPFMLPEQAPLCGEWVVLDIGLDQEFIQKAETPYELTTGETIEAILKTRTKFSHKGTFGHSLVLAGSHGKIGAAVLSAKACLRAGTGLLTVRVPTCGYDIIQSAVPEAMCETDPTERWHSYRPEGLGRFRAMAIGPGLGTEEETEAMFLQLIQGKDLPHLVLDADALNLLSRHTHRYEIMPAETIYTPHPGEFNRLMGPSENDSERLEKAKEFARLTRGVLLLKGAHSWIVSPEGKVAFNSTGNPGMATGGSGDVLTGIITALRAQGYSAFDSARLGLIGTV; encoded by the coding sequence ATGAAAATTCTCAGCTCGGCTCAAATCAGGGAGGCGGATCAGTACACCATTGCCCATGAGCCCATTTCGTCTTTGGACTTGATGGAGCGAGCTGCCACCCAATGTTTTGATTGGATTCAGGATACCTTCAATACCAATCATGATTTTCACATTGTAGCTGGAATGGGAAACAATGCTGGCGATGGTTTGGTCATTGCCAGATTATTGCACCAAGCAGGTTATTCTTGTCGGGTAACGGTTTTAGAAATGACTCAGAAGGGGAGTCCTGATTTTGAAGCTAACCTCAAAAATTACACGGGTACCATAACTCGCATTCAGTCTTCTGACGGTTTGAAATTGAATCCGGAAGAAATTATCATCGATTCGATTTTTGGATCCGGGCTCACACGGCCCATTGAAGGCTGGTTGGCCGAATGTGTGAACCGGATTAATCAATCGAAGGCCATAGTGATTGCCGTCGATCTTCCCAGTGGGCTGTTTATGGAGCAGTCTGGTGTAACTGGAGCGGTAGTGGACGCTCAATTTACGTTAACCTTTCAATTGCCTAAACTGCCTTTTATGCTTCCTGAGCAAGCTCCTCTTTGTGGGGAATGGGTAGTCCTGGATATTGGACTTGATCAAGAGTTTATTCAAAAAGCCGAAACTCCTTATGAATTGACAACGGGTGAAACGATTGAGGCTATCCTCAAAACGAGAACCAAGTTTTCACACAAAGGCACTTTTGGGCACTCCTTGGTATTGGCAGGTAGCCATGGTAAAATTGGAGCGGCTGTATTGTCAGCCAAGGCTTGTTTACGAGCTGGAACTGGCTTGCTTACCGTTCGGGTACCCACCTGTGGTTATGATATCATTCAATCGGCAGTCCCTGAAGCCATGTGCGAGACAGATCCTACCGAAAGATGGCATAGTTACAGACCAGAGGGTCTGGGACGTTTTCGAGCCATGGCCATTGGACCTGGTTTGGGTACGGAGGAAGAGACTGAGGCCATGTTTCTCCAATTGATTCAAGGCAAGGATTTACCTCATTTGGTTCTGGATGCCGATGCTTTAAATCTCTTAAGTCGCCATACCCATCGGTATGAAATCATGCCGGCTGAAACCATTTATACGCCACATCCGGGAGAGTTTAATCGATTGATGGGCCCCAGTGAGAATGATTCCGAAAGGTTGGAAAAAGCCAAAGAATTTGCACGATTGACTCGGGGTGTACTCTTGTTAAAAGGAGCTCACAGCTGGATTGTATCTCCAGAGGGAAAAGTAGCTTTCAATTCCACGGGCAACCCCGGAATGGCCACGGGTGGTAGTGGAGACGTTTTAACGGGTATTATAACAGCCTTAAGAGCTCAAGGGTACTCTGCATTCGATTCTGCTCGTTTGGGGCTTATTGGCACGGTTTAG
- a CDS encoding FKBP-type peptidyl-prolyl cis-trans isomerase: MKKTLLLLSLCVITMVGFAAKKGKKGKGENKQTMEMKTEIDSLSYSLGISIANNLKSQGIDSLNPDFFAAALKDVMAGNDTTISFDDANKIINEYFGKAMQRKAEEAKAEGAAFLAENGKKEGVVTLPSGMQYRIITEGTGPKPTAQNKVRTHYHGTLIDGTVFDSSVNRGTPAEFPVGGVIKGWQEALQLMPVGSKWELFIPYDLAYGERGAGQNIGPYTTLIFEVELLQIVE; the protein is encoded by the coding sequence ATGAAAAAAACGCTATTGCTTCTTTCCCTGTGTGTGATCACGATGGTGGGGTTTGCCGCTAAAAAAGGCAAAAAAGGAAAAGGCGAAAACAAGCAAACTATGGAAATGAAAACAGAAATTGATTCCCTGTCATACTCTTTGGGAATCAGTATTGCCAATAACCTGAAGAGCCAGGGCATCGATTCTCTTAACCCAGATTTCTTTGCAGCTGCTTTGAAGGACGTAATGGCTGGAAATGATACTACCATCTCTTTTGATGATGCTAACAAAATCATCAACGAGTACTTTGGTAAAGCGATGCAGCGTAAGGCTGAAGAAGCTAAAGCTGAAGGTGCCGCTTTCTTAGCCGAAAACGGCAAGAAAGAAGGTGTTGTTACTCTTCCTTCCGGAATGCAGTACCGCATTATCACCGAAGGAACAGGTCCAAAACCTACTGCTCAGAACAAAGTGAGAACTCACTACCACGGAACCTTGATCGACGGAACTGTATTTGACAGTTCAGTAAATCGCGGTACTCCTGCTGAGTTTCCAGTAGGTGGAGTGATTAAAGGATGGCAAGAAGCGCTTCAATTGATGCCAGTTGGATCTAAGTGGGAATTGTTTATTCCTTACGATTTGGCTTATGGTGAGCGTGGAGCAGGACAAAACATTGGTCCTTACACTACCTTGATTTTTGAAGTGGAGCTACTACAAATTGTAGAATAA
- a CDS encoding FKBP-type peptidyl-prolyl cis-trans isomerase produces MAACNPESNTADSSSTSSSDLKNFTDSVSYSFGVSVGSGLKSQKITDINTDLIAKGISDMLAEQGKFDEQQANTIITKYMDEIRERNLSAAKSEGDNFLAENGKNPDVITTASGLQYTVIREGDGPKPIATDQVRVHYHGTLIDGTVFDSSVDRGEPVTFPVQGVIPGWIEGLQLMNVGSKYKLFIPSDLAYGDRGAGAKIGPGATLVFDVELLEIVKADPNQQQPY; encoded by the coding sequence ATGGCGGCCTGTAACCCCGAAAGTAACACCGCTGATTCTTCATCAACCTCATCCAGTGATCTCAAGAATTTTACCGACAGCGTAAGCTACAGTTTCGGTGTAAGTGTTGGTTCCGGGTTGAAATCTCAAAAGATTACTGATATCAACACCGATCTCATCGCTAAAGGAATTAGCGACATGTTGGCTGAGCAAGGCAAATTTGATGAGCAACAAGCCAATACCATCATTACCAAGTACATGGATGAAATTCGTGAAAGAAATCTAAGTGCTGCTAAGTCAGAAGGTGATAACTTCTTAGCTGAAAACGGCAAAAACCCTGACGTTATCACAACTGCAAGCGGTCTACAATATACTGTGATTCGCGAAGGAGATGGTCCTAAGCCTATCGCTACTGATCAAGTACGTGTACACTACCACGGTACCTTGATTGACGGAACTGTTTTCGATAGCTCTGTTGATCGCGGTGAGCCAGTTACCTTCCCAGTTCAAGGCGTTATCCCTGGATGGATTGAAGGACTTCAATTGATGAATGTTGGTTCTAAATACAAATTGTTCATTCCATCGGATTTGGCTTATGGCGATCGTGGAGCTGGAGCAAAAATCGGTCCTGGAGCTACTTTGGTTTTCGACGTTGAATTGTTGGAAATCGTAAAAGCAGATCCAAATCAACAACAACCTTACTAA
- a CDS encoding TerB family tellurite resistance protein: MSNFGKFIGLGLGWAFMGPIGGIIGLALGHLVDRETFDFDKLQRQPTGDTRPGDFNFSLLVITAAVMKADGTIKKSELDFVRRFLINQFGENKAQEMLLALREILKQDIPLEEVCYQISQNMSPELRLQLLQYLFGVARADKHVHKMELATIERVAQLLRINQSDFNSIKAMYYTDSTNWYQVLNLSSDATESEIKKAYRKLATKYHPDKVAQLGEDYQKAAKEKFQKIQEAYENIKRERNFK; this comes from the coding sequence ATGAGTAATTTTGGAAAATTCATTGGCCTTGGATTGGGATGGGCATTTATGGGCCCTATCGGTGGAATTATAGGATTGGCCTTGGGCCATTTGGTGGATCGTGAGACCTTTGATTTTGATAAACTTCAACGTCAACCTACCGGTGATACCCGACCTGGTGACTTCAATTTTAGCCTATTGGTGATCACAGCGGCAGTGATGAAAGCCGATGGAACGATCAAAAAAAGTGAGCTCGACTTTGTACGCCGATTTCTGATCAATCAGTTTGGTGAAAACAAGGCCCAGGAAATGTTGTTGGCCCTTCGCGAAATTCTAAAACAAGATATTCCTCTGGAAGAAGTATGCTACCAGATTTCGCAAAACATGTCTCCCGAATTGAGACTCCAATTGCTGCAGTATCTCTTCGGGGTAGCTCGTGCAGATAAGCATGTTCACAAAATGGAGCTTGCCACTATTGAGCGCGTAGCTCAGTTGCTCCGTATAAACCAGTCTGACTTCAACTCCATTAAGGCGATGTACTATACCGATTCTACAAATTGGTATCAGGTGCTCAATTTGTCTTCTGACGCTACCGAATCTGAAATTAAAAAAGCTTACCGCAAATTGGCCACGAAATACCATCCGGACAAAGTGGCTCAGTTAGGAGAGGATTATCAAAAAGCGGCCAAGGAGAAATTCCAGAAAATTCAGGAAGCCTACGAAAACATCAAAAGGGAAAGAAACTTCAAATAA